cagccatctgtagtgagatctgatgccctcttctagggtgtctgaagacagctaccgtgtacttacatataataataaataaatctttaagtagGAGTGAGCAGGGCCAAGCTGAAGTGAGAGAGGTCAACCAGAGCAAACAGAGATCctaaattcaaattcccagcaaccacatgacagctcacaaccatcaatacagctacagtgtattcatatacatataaataaacaaataaacctttaaaaaaaaaagaattgagctGGAGTTCCTGAAATGGAGAGAGGGCCCTGGAGGGCCAGGCCTGCGAGCTGCTTCAAGACTGGACAGACCAGGTGGATCTTTCCTAACTGCTTCATCAAGCATCTCCATAGACAGGCACCCCCTAGCGCCTGACTCCTGCCCTCCGAGTCGAGTGAACTGATACCCTAGTTCTGGCTCAGCAGGGAGCAGGTACCCCTTCCCACCCCCAGTTTATTGTTCTGTGCCTTCTTAATCGCCAGGACTCCTGCCCCAGTTCTCTGCCTGAGCCCAGTTCCCCAGCTGAGCCCAGCCCTCCAGCTGACCCTAGCCCTCCAGCTGACCCTGGCTCCCCCGTTTGCCCATCCCCCGTCAAGCGAACAAAGAGTACAACTGTTTATGTTGGTCAACAGCCGGGCAAGGTAAGAAGGCTGGACTGAGGGTGGGCTGTGGGCAGGGGCATGCGGAATTTGCAGAACTGACAGTGCCTATGTCCCCAGATCCCCTCAGAGGACTCCGTCTCTGAGCTCCAGTCCTGCCTGAGGCGGGCACGGAAGTTGGGAGCCCAGGCACGGGCCCTGAGAGCCCGAGTCCAAGAGAATGCTGTGGAGCCTAGTACCCCAGATGCCAAGGTGCCCACAGAGCAACCATGGTGAGTCCTAGTGGGGCCACAAGGTTAAGGCGAGGACAGACCTTTGGGAGGCGCTGTGGGGTCTGAGTGGGTGGATGGCCTAAACCGTACCTCAGTCTCCTCCCTACCACTATGCCCTTGTCCCTCACTTGAAAAGGACATTGTCAACTCCTCCTGCACGTGGCTTGTTCTAAGTACTGTGAACCCCTGTGCCTGTCTGTGACTGTctgcctctccaagctgagggTGCAGAGCTAGTGTGTGGAGCAGGTTTCTCATCTCTTTCTGATGCTGCCCTCAGGTAGCATTAGATCTGTGGGGACTTTGCAAATGGGTAGTTTTGGGGTTCTGGGTCACAGTGTCCTCTCCTACCCTGtggtctggtggtggtggtggtggggtcaaACCGTGTGGTTTGATAGTCTAATGGGAATGCCTCTCTTTGACAGTGTCGAGAAAGCTCCTGCCTACCAGCGCTTCCATGCTCTGGCTCAGCCTGGTCTCCCAGGCCTTGTCCTACCCTACAAGTATCAGGTGCTAGTTGAGATGTTCCGCAGCATGGACACCATTGTGAGCATGCTCCACAATCGCTCTGAGACTGTGACCTTTGCCAAAGTCAAGCAAGGTGTTCAGGAGATGATGCGCAAGTGagtggtgtgggggaggggacctAGCTGCCCCCAGTGTCTGTCCGGTGCCCGCCTGCCTGGTCCCTCTcattctgccctctctcccataggCGCTTTGAAGAGCGCAATGTGGGCCAGATCAAAACCGTGTATCCCACGTCGTATCGCTTCCGCCAGGAGTGCAATGTCCCCACCTTCAAGGACAGCATCAAGAGATCTGATTACCAGCTCACCATCGAGCCCTTGCTGGGCCAGGGTGAGTCTTTGGCGAGGCCCTGGGCCTTCTCGATCCTCTTGGACTTGCGGCTGGGCAGTTGGACGGGTTGGGGCTCACCACAGGTGGTCTTTGGCTTACAGAGGCTGGCGGTGCCACCCAGCTCACAGCCACGTGCCTCCTGCAGCGCCGGCAAGTCTTCCGGCAGAACCTGGTGGAACGTGTCAAGGAACAGCACAAGGTGAGGGCCTGGGTTTCTGGAGGCTCAAGCAGGCTCAGTCCCTGCTCCGAGTGGACAGTGGCCTTAATCACTCTGCTCTCTATGTAGCTGCTTTTCTGGCCTCAAATGTGAAGAAAGGTTCCTCTGAGTCCCTGCCTTAGTGAGGGGTTTGCTGCTGGGAGCaggtaccatgaccaaggcaactcttacagggacgacatttaattggggttggctcgcaggttcagaggttcagtccattatcatcgaggtgggagcatggcagcatccaggcaggcatgatgcaggaggagctgagagttctacatcttcatctgaaggccactagcagaatactggttgccaggcagctaggataaaggtcttaaagcccacgtccATAGTGACaaacctaccccaacaaggccactccctgggccgagcatcaCAGTCCCTTgctatagttttctttaaatgtaaGAAGGGCTGATACCTACCCTATAGGCTGGAGCTGGGGCAGAGCTGCCTGGAACCCCAAAACTGGGGAGTTCAGGATTACGTCAAGATCCCGAGAGGACGTTTGTATTCTTTAGTCAACCATGGCCATGTGCTAGAAACATGCCTCTCTTCATATTATCCCTGGTCGTGTCTAGGCACAGAACAGCTAAGTTGGTGTTCTGGTTGGAAATACTGAAATGAGTATTTCAACCTTCTTTCCTCCAGGTCTTCCTGGCTTCACTGAACCCCCCCATGGCGGTGCCGGACGACCAGCTGACCCGCTGGCATCCGCGCTTCAATGTGGACGAGGTGCCTGACATTGAGCCAGCTGAactgccccagcctcctgtcACAGAGAAGCTCACCACTGCCCAGGAAGTGCTGGCCCGTGCCCGGAGCTTGATGACACCCAAGGTGAGGCTCTCTGACTTGTAACTTCATTCCTTTCTCCTCAGGGAGTATGGCTGCCTGGCCCTGGAGGGCGGAGGTAACAGCTGAGTGCCTTCAGGTTACCAGATACTTCCTCAGCTGAGGGCACAAAGAAGGTGTGCTTTGTACGCACACGTGCGGCTCATCGGGCTGTGTGTATATGCTCTGGTGGGGCTATGCAAAGAGCAGCCTTCACGAGGTTGGGGATTTTATGAATCTTTTGTGACCTCTGACCTGTGCCTACCCTGCAGATGGAGAAGGCCCTGAGCAACCTGGCCCTGCGCTCGGCTGAGCCCGGTAGCCCTGGGACCTCTACTCCACCACTCCCGGCCACTCCGCCAGCCACCCCACCTGCTGCCTCTCCGAGCGCCCTGAAGGGTGTGTCCCAAGCACTGCTAGAGCGGGTGAGTCCTGGGTCTCGGGTAGGGTGGACTTGGTGACAGGAGTGGGCTTTCCTTGTTGACCATTGGCTGCTGACCCATCCCCATGCAGATAAGGGCCAAGGAGGTCCAGAAGCAGCTGGCAAGGATGACACGGTGCCCCGAGCAGGAGCTTCGCCTGCAGCGGTTAGAGCGTCTGCCAGAGCTGGCCCGCGTGCTGCGCAATGTCTTCGTGTCTGAGCGGAAGCCGGCACTCACTATGGAGGTGGTCTGTGCAAGGATGGTGGACAGTTGCCAAACTGCTCTGAGTCCAGGTTTGTGCAAAGCAAAACAAGGGTGAGAGGGTGGGCATGGTCATGCTCACTGTGTTCTTGGCAAGGAGCTAGGTCTATTTCTGACCAGGGACAGTTTGTCTGCCATGGTCTTGGGGACCCCCAATTCTGCCACTTATAGGCCTGCTCACCAGGCTCGGAGCACGGGTGTCTTTGCCTCTTTGCTGTTCGTTCTCCTGGTGCTTGAGCACGGTGTCCCCCATGGCTCTTGGCTCTGCTTGGATCCACTGTACATAGCAGTGGATAAGCCTTGACAAAGGCCTATTAATGGGATGTCGGGCACCTGGGTGCGTGAGAGCAAACCATCTAGGCTTACACCCACAATCCACCTGTGCAGGGGAGATGGAGAAACATCTGGTGCTCCTGGCAGAGTTGCTGCCGGACTGGCTCAGCCTGCATCGCATCCGCACGGATACCTACGTCAAGCTGGACAAGGCTGttgacctggctggcctcactgCGAGGCTGGCCCACCACGTCCACGCCGAGGGGCTGTGACTTTGAGCTCCTTGCCTGTTTCTTTCATCAGTACACGACGCACTTACGCCTTTAAGCCTCGCCAGTGTGGGCAGCTATCGTTGCCCATGGATCTCATAAAGTGCTGGCATTAAGTTGCTTCCTGAGGCTTTGGGGCATCCCAGACTCAGCTCTAGGGGAAGTAGACTCTGAAGAGTAGGGTATGTTGGATGGCCATTGCACAAACTACTCAAGCATTAGGTATGGTCAAGACCCAAGATCAAGGTCCAGGTGGAAGCCTAGGCTGGCATAGCCTTGCTTCCCCATGAGACTTAAGAATCACACAGACCTTGGACTTTCCTGATTTCACGGGACGCTGCTCTGAGAGTGAAATTGGGCCTTCTGTAAATATGTGAAGTGTGGTTTCTTTTCAAACCTTATATGGCCCTGCATGTGACTGCTAGTTTTGGCTTTTAATAAAGTCATGtaagatttaaataaaatactactGAGATGAAGCTGAACCTGTCACCGTAAAATCTCTTTAAATGCTGTTGTGtgatgtggggcaatgggctatggaCAGACATCCTGGTCCTGGTGGGTGGTAATTTTCACATGGACATGGACAGAAGGCGTtccatcatgtctcctggacccctggctcctgtcgaagttacagcccccacaggagaggcatgtGGCTTTTAGTCATGTAGCCAATGTcacaagcttctggcattctggctagactccttcccacagtt
The Mus musculus strain C57BL/6J chromosome 8, GRCm38.p6 C57BL/6J genome window above contains:
- the Cdt1 gene encoding DNA replication factor Cdt1, which codes for MAQSRVTDFYACRRPGLTTPRAKSICLTPSPGGLVAPAFTRSSSRKRARPPAEPGSDQPAPLARRRLRLPGLDSCPSSLPEPSSPAEPSPPADPSPPADPGSPVCPSPVKRTKSTTVYVGQQPGKIPSEDSVSELQSCLRRARKLGAQARALRARVQENAVEPSTPDAKVPTEQPCVEKAPAYQRFHALAQPGLPGLVLPYKYQVLVEMFRSMDTIVSMLHNRSETVTFAKVKQGVQEMMRKRFEERNVGQIKTVYPTSYRFRQECNVPTFKDSIKRSDYQLTIEPLLGQEAGGATQLTATCLLQRRQVFRQNLVERVKEQHKVFLASLNPPMAVPDDQLTRWHPRFNVDEVPDIEPAELPQPPVTEKLTTAQEVLARARSLMTPKMEKALSNLALRSAEPGSPGTSTPPLPATPPATPPAASPSALKGVSQALLERIRAKEVQKQLARMTRCPEQELRLQRLERLPELARVLRNVFVSERKPALTMEVVCARMVDSCQTALSPGEMEKHLVLLAELLPDWLSLHRIRTDTYVKLDKAVDLAGLTARLAHHVHAEGL